In the genome of Microcoleus vaginatus PCC 9802, the window AGCGAGAGCTCGGACTTCCCATTGAATTTATCATCCAACAAGACCCCGAGCTGGGACGCTGTGTAGCAGCATTTATCAACACCGCACCCGAACTTTTCGCCGATTCAGAAAATAGCGACAACATTTTTCGCCAAGCCGAACACCCCCGCACCCTAATTTTCCAAGACTACCTATTCACCGTTATCTATGACTTGCTAATAGCAGAACCAAACTCCGCCCAAATTCTCGACTGGAAAACCTATCCCCGCCCTCAAAAATCAAAATGGATAGCCGAAAGTTGGCAAACTCGCCTCTATTTATACGTCTTAGTAGAAACCAGCGACTATTCCCCCGAACAAGTTTCCATGACATACTGGTTCGTACAATTGCAAGGAGAAGAACCGCCGCAAAAACTCACATTTTATTACAGCCAAACAGAACACGATCGCACAAAACAAGATTTAACCCACCTATTGCAGCAGCTAACCGACTGGCGACAGCGCTATACCGAAGGCGGCGAATTCTTACCCCAAGTAGAAATTAGTTCCAATCTTTGCGATTCCTGTCAATTTGCCACTCGCTGCAACCGCACACCTGACACCCAAGCTTCCTCCCCAAATCTTCCGGCAGAAACTCCCACGGATTGGCTACCAAATCTTGCTATAATCGACGAAATATTTATTTAATATATAAACAAACCCCCCAAATTTTACTCGTTACTAGGCTCTGCCTGGTAACGCAGATAGGGAGGCTCTGCCTCCTATTTTCCCGATCGTAAGCGAGGCAGAGCCTCTGGAAATGGGTTCCCAGGCTCTTCCTGGGAACCAGTTAGTCGCGTAAGTCTTATTTAACATACAAACAAGCCCCTAGATTCATCTGTAGTCACAATCTAAAATCTAAAATCTAAAATCTAAAATCGAATGACAGAAACCCCTCAAAACTGGCAAAATCAACCCTTACCCCAACCCCCAGCTTGGCTGATCCAAGCTGTCAGAAACCACGCACCAGAACTCCCCGGAAACTATGCCGCAACACTTCTCTGGTATAGAGGAATTCAAAACCCCGAACAAATACCCGGTTTCTTAAACCCCCAACTTTACCAACCAGCAAGTCCCTTTGAATTCGGACTAGAAATGAACTGGGCAATAGAAAGAATCCAGCAAGCACGAAACAGCGCAGAAAAAGTAGCAATTTGGGGAGACTTCGACGCCGACGGCAT includes:
- a CDS encoding PD-(D/E)XK nuclease family protein, whose product is MLRLSQTQLKILEECPRKFQHSYLELLATTASPEHKEKLTWGSHFHLLMQQRELGLPIEFIIQQDPELGRCVAAFINTAPELFADSENSDNIFRQAEHPRTLIFQDYLFTVIYDLLIAEPNSAQILDWKTYPRPQKSKWIAESWQTRLYLYVLVETSDYSPEQVSMTYWFVQLQGEEPPQKLTFYYSQTEHDRTKQDLTHLLQQLTDWRQRYTEGGEFLPQVEISSNLCDSCQFATRCNRTPDTQASSPNLPAETPTDWLPNLAIIDEIFI